Proteins found in one Geomonas subterranea genomic segment:
- a CDS encoding thiamine pyrophosphate-requiring protein: MTTASDYLVQRLYDWGVRKIYGYPGDGINGVMGALNREKEKVSFIQTRHEEEAAFMACAHAKFTGEVGVCIATSGPGAIHLLNGLYDAKLDHQPVVAIVGQQSTTALGADYQQEVDLISLFKDVAHHYVHMASSAEQVRQLIDRAIRIALAERTVTCVILPTDVQEMDAVPSPVRKHGSTFTGLGFTRPEIMPARDDLKRAADILNAGKKVAMLVGAGALGAGEEVAIAAEKLGAGVAKALLGKAVLPDTLPYVTGSIGLLGTKPSWEMMKECDTLLMIGSGFPYAEFLPKEGQARAVQIDISPRMLGLRYPMEVNLQGDARLTLRALIPLLEQKQDRGWREGIEKGVAEWWEVLEARAKVEANPINPQRLFWELSAQLPDNCILTCDSGSAANWYARDLKVRAGMMASLSGGLATMCPGVPYAVAAKMNYPDRPVIAMVGDGAMQMQGINGLVNIAKYWKEWSNPQLVVLVLNNGDLNQVTWEQRVMNGDAKFSASQDIPEFPYAGYAEMLGLDGIQLDDPEQIRSAWRTALSANRPVVIDARCDPDVPPLPPHITFDQAKGLLSSLFKGDPNLGGIVTQSAKQMMSTLLARSEK, translated from the coding sequence ATGACAACTGCCAGCGATTACCTGGTGCAACGTCTCTACGACTGGGGGGTGCGCAAGATATACGGCTACCCGGGCGACGGCATCAACGGCGTGATGGGCGCCTTGAACCGTGAAAAGGAGAAGGTTTCCTTCATCCAGACCCGCCACGAGGAGGAGGCCGCCTTCATGGCCTGCGCGCACGCCAAGTTCACCGGCGAGGTCGGGGTCTGCATCGCGACCTCCGGTCCGGGGGCGATACACCTTCTGAACGGTCTCTACGACGCCAAGCTGGACCACCAGCCCGTGGTGGCCATCGTGGGACAGCAGTCGACAACGGCGCTCGGCGCGGATTACCAGCAGGAGGTCGATCTCATCTCGTTGTTCAAGGACGTGGCCCACCACTACGTGCACATGGCCAGCAGCGCCGAGCAGGTCCGGCAACTGATCGACCGTGCCATCCGCATTGCCCTGGCCGAGCGCACCGTCACCTGCGTCATTCTCCCGACCGACGTGCAGGAGATGGACGCTGTCCCGTCGCCGGTGCGCAAGCACGGCTCGACCTTCACCGGCCTGGGCTTCACCCGGCCCGAGATCATGCCGGCCCGCGACGATTTGAAACGTGCCGCCGACATCTTGAATGCCGGGAAGAAGGTGGCCATGCTGGTGGGCGCCGGAGCGCTCGGGGCGGGCGAGGAGGTCGCCATAGCCGCCGAGAAGCTGGGGGCGGGGGTGGCCAAGGCGCTTCTGGGCAAGGCGGTGCTGCCGGACACGCTTCCCTACGTCACCGGTTCCATAGGTCTTTTGGGCACCAAGCCGAGCTGGGAGATGATGAAGGAGTGCGACACCCTGCTCATGATCGGCAGCGGATTCCCCTATGCCGAATTCCTGCCCAAGGAAGGGCAGGCGCGCGCGGTTCAGATCGATATAAGCCCGAGGATGCTCGGCCTGCGCTATCCCATGGAGGTGAACCTGCAGGGGGACGCGAGGCTGACCCTGCGGGCGCTCATACCGCTTCTCGAGCAGAAGCAGGATCGCGGATGGCGCGAGGGGATCGAAAAGGGCGTTGCCGAGTGGTGGGAGGTCCTGGAGGCCCGCGCCAAGGTCGAGGCGAACCCGATCAACCCGCAGCGCCTGTTCTGGGAGCTTTCCGCCCAGCTTCCCGACAACTGCATCCTGACCTGCGACTCCGGTTCGGCAGCCAACTGGTATGCACGGGATCTCAAGGTGCGGGCGGGGATGATGGCCTCCCTGTCGGGCGGACTCGCCACGATGTGCCCGGGGGTTCCCTACGCCGTCGCTGCCAAGATGAACTACCCGGACCGGCCGGTGATCGCCATGGTCGGGGACGGGGCCATGCAGATGCAGGGGATCAACGGCCTGGTGAACATCGCCAAGTATTGGAAAGAATGGAGCAATCCGCAGCTGGTGGTCCTGGTCCTCAATAACGGCGATCTGAACCAGGTGACCTGGGAGCAGCGCGTCATGAATGGCGACGCCAAATTCAGCGCCTCCCAGGACATCCCGGAGTTCCCCTACGCGGGGTATGCCGAGATGCTGGGGCTGGACGGGATCCAGCTGGATGACCCGGAGCAGATTCGCTCGGCCTGGAGGACGGCGCTCTCCGCCAACCGGCCGGTGGTGATCGATGCCCGCTGCGACCCGGACGTGCCGCCGCTGCCGCCGCACATCACCTTCGACCAGGCGAAGGGGC
- a CDS encoding 4Fe-4S dicluster domain-containing protein: MSEMSRRTFLWITGGSSIALATDTPRKLVNKLIPKVTPPEEISPGDWTYYATTCRECPAGCGMHVANRDGRATKAEGNPGHPVNRGALCPRGQSSLQGLFDPDRVTRVLYRSGRKLREKSWQEAFTSISTRLASGGRVALLSSLQTGALAEVLHAFTATFGSDRLLFYEPFNYESLRAAHQQLFGLPVIPRYDLEGSDFILSFAADFLETWGSPVRQARQFSDARGYREGESPARMAYLGPRLSMTASNADRFVQASPEQIPVLAAALLKVVLDRGWYRNDPGPVRPALDALIKSSPLPALDQELLVTLAREFTSARRPVALTGPQYAGGSAGTDTALCVALLNYAVGAIGTTVDFSRPHALSLSARAAELDLFFASLGPQDVLFVLDANPAYCRTGAAEQMTRAGMVVYLGTQLDETAELARWVLPTDTPLESWGEYQPEPGVDGLMQPVMGRLHDTRGAGDILIALARLAGRPLKTARGTAPADLLAWLKERRGLSGGEQAEQAWQAALRKGGAWQETPPPAGTGPAPNLAGFSLHAPLPGPARAEDVELWPWASIMLYDGRQANRGWLQEAPDPITFIVWGNWIDLHPKKAALLGIEDGDLAQLTSHAGSLRAPVRLTREVEERTAAIGLGQGHSALGQNARGVGSNVFLLLDAVQRAGFFTPCRVSRVAGNAPRPIRTALQREQLHRDLLQSVPLSVLRSGNAPPEAFDLPLPEGYHEDHDLYPRHEHLKHRWAMVVDLQRCIGCGACAVACYAENNVPVIGPELVADGREMAWLRVPPYRVPGSPWRYAWLPLHCQHCDAAPCEPVCPVFAAVHNEEGLNAQIYNRCIGTRYCSNNCPYKVRRFNWVNLEWRKPLDLQLNPEVTVRQRGVMEKCTFCVQRIRQAQYRAAREGRKLKDGEVVPACAQTCPARVFTFGDLLDPGAQVTRLTRGDPRRYHLLHELNTKPAVTFLRRVENDVV; the protein is encoded by the coding sequence ATGTCCGAGATGTCCAGACGCACCTTCTTATGGATCACGGGGGGGAGCAGCATAGCGCTGGCGACCGATACGCCGCGCAAGCTGGTCAACAAGCTGATCCCCAAGGTGACCCCACCCGAGGAAATCTCCCCCGGCGACTGGACCTATTACGCCACGACCTGCCGTGAATGCCCCGCCGGCTGCGGCATGCACGTCGCCAACCGGGATGGTCGCGCCACCAAGGCCGAAGGTAATCCCGGGCACCCGGTGAACCGGGGCGCGCTCTGCCCGCGCGGGCAATCCTCGCTGCAGGGGCTCTTCGACCCCGACCGGGTCACCAGGGTGCTCTACCGCAGCGGGAGGAAGCTCCGGGAAAAGAGCTGGCAGGAGGCGTTCACCTCCATCTCCACGCGGCTCGCCTCCGGAGGAAGGGTGGCGCTGCTGTCCAGCCTGCAGACCGGGGCTCTGGCCGAGGTGCTGCACGCCTTCACCGCCACCTTCGGCTCCGACCGGCTCCTCTTCTACGAGCCCTTCAACTACGAATCCCTGCGCGCCGCCCATCAGCAGCTCTTCGGTCTCCCGGTGATCCCCCGCTACGACCTGGAGGGGAGCGACTTCATCCTGAGCTTCGCGGCGGACTTCCTGGAAACCTGGGGGTCGCCAGTGCGCCAGGCCCGGCAGTTCTCCGACGCTCGCGGCTACCGGGAAGGCGAGTCCCCCGCGCGGATGGCCTACCTCGGGCCGCGCCTATCCATGACCGCGAGCAACGCGGACCGCTTCGTCCAGGCTTCCCCGGAGCAGATCCCGGTGCTGGCGGCGGCCCTGCTCAAGGTCGTACTGGACCGCGGCTGGTACAGGAACGATCCGGGGCCGGTCCGGCCCGCGCTCGACGCGCTGATTAAATCCTCCCCGCTCCCCGCGCTGGACCAGGAGCTCCTGGTCACGCTGGCACGGGAATTCACCTCGGCACGCCGCCCAGTCGCCCTGACGGGTCCCCAGTATGCCGGCGGCTCCGCCGGGACCGATACCGCTCTCTGTGTGGCCCTTCTCAACTACGCCGTCGGGGCGATCGGCACCACGGTTGACTTTTCCCGTCCCCATGCCCTGAGCCTCAGCGCCCGCGCGGCTGAGCTCGACCTGTTCTTTGCCTCCCTGGGCCCGCAAGACGTCCTCTTCGTCCTCGACGCGAACCCCGCCTACTGCAGGACGGGAGCGGCGGAGCAGATGACACGGGCCGGGATGGTGGTGTACCTCGGGACCCAGTTGGACGAGACGGCGGAACTGGCGCGCTGGGTTCTCCCCACAGACACCCCGCTGGAATCATGGGGCGAATATCAGCCGGAACCGGGGGTGGACGGCCTGATGCAACCGGTGATGGGGCGTCTCCATGACACCCGCGGCGCGGGCGACATCCTCATCGCACTGGCCCGGCTGGCCGGCAGGCCGCTCAAAACCGCGCGCGGAACGGCGCCCGCCGATCTGCTGGCGTGGTTGAAGGAGAGGCGCGGCTTGAGCGGCGGGGAGCAGGCGGAGCAGGCCTGGCAGGCGGCGCTCAGGAAAGGCGGAGCCTGGCAGGAAACCCCGCCTCCCGCGGGGACGGGGCCCGCCCCCAATCTGGCGGGGTTTTCCTTGCACGCGCCGCTCCCGGGGCCGGCGCGTGCCGAGGATGTGGAGCTTTGGCCATGGGCATCCATCATGCTGTACGACGGGCGCCAGGCCAACCGGGGATGGCTGCAGGAAGCGCCTGACCCGATCACCTTCATCGTCTGGGGGAACTGGATCGACCTGCATCCGAAGAAGGCTGCCCTCCTCGGCATCGAGGATGGGGACCTGGCGCAGCTAACCAGCCACGCCGGGTCGCTGCGCGCGCCGGTCCGCCTGACCCGGGAAGTGGAAGAGCGGACCGCGGCCATCGGCCTGGGCCAGGGGCACAGCGCCCTCGGCCAGAACGCGAGGGGAGTCGGCTCCAACGTCTTTCTCCTGCTCGACGCCGTCCAGCGGGCCGGCTTCTTCACCCCCTGCCGGGTCAGCCGGGTGGCTGGCAACGCCCCCCGCCCCATCCGGACGGCACTGCAAAGGGAGCAGTTGCACCGCGACCTGCTCCAGTCGGTGCCGCTGTCGGTACTGCGTTCCGGCAATGCGCCGCCGGAAGCCTTCGACCTCCCGCTCCCGGAAGGGTACCACGAGGACCACGACCTCTACCCGAGGCACGAACATCTCAAGCACCGCTGGGCCATGGTGGTCGACCTGCAGCGCTGCATCGGCTGCGGGGCCTGCGCCGTCGCCTGCTACGCCGAGAACAACGTCCCGGTGATCGGCCCGGAGCTGGTGGCGGACGGCCGGGAGATGGCGTGGCTGCGCGTTCCCCCTTACCGCGTCCCCGGGAGCCCCTGGCGCTACGCCTGGCTGCCGCTGCACTGCCAGCATTGCGACGCCGCACCGTGCGAGCCGGTCTGCCCCGTCTTCGCCGCCGTGCACAACGAGGAGGGGCTGAACGCCCAGATCTACAACCGCTGCATCGGCACCCGCTACTGTTCCAACAACTGCCCCTACAAGGTGCGCCGCTTCAACTGGGTGAACCTGGAATGGAGAAAGCCCCTGGACCTGCAGCTCAACCCCGAGGTGACCGTGCGCCAGCGCGGCGTCATGGAGAAGTGCACCTTCTGCGTGCAGCGCATCCGGCAGGCGCAGTACCGGGCCGCGCGGGAGGGGCGCAAGCTCAAGGACGGCGAGGTGGTGCCTGCCTGCGCCCAGACCTGCCCGGCGCGCGTCTTCACCTTCGGTGACCTTCTCGACCCCGGCGCCCAGGTGACCAGGCTGACCAGAGGCGACCCGCGCCGCTACCACCTGCTGCATGAGCTGAACACCAAGCCCGCAGTGACATTTCTGCGAAGAGTGGAGAACGACGTGGTCTGA
- a CDS encoding quinol:electron acceptor oxidoreductase subunit ActD, which translates to MPPSYGQINDDVLNAMEKPGYAFYLAVVSLAGLVGLAALCLMYQVQAGMGVTGLNRPVGWAVYITNFVFWVGIAHSGTLISAILYLMRAKWRDAVSRSAEAMTIFAVMTAGLFPLIHLGRLWAVYYIIPYPSQRQIWPNFVSPLVWDVLAVSTYFTVSLIFWYIGMIPDLAAARDRYRSELGPEHVKSRIYRALSLGWSGSGTQWHHYGRSYLFFAALATPLVVSVHSVVSWDFAMSLLPGWHSAIFPPYFVAGAIHSGLAMVLTLLIPMRKLLHLERLIEMHHFEMLAKTIILTATIVGYAYGVEAFIAWYSGDLVEWQNHKWRMFGPVAWMYWLCVVCNVLIPWLFVFRRMRTHYLSLFVISLLVNLGMWFERLMLIYTAQAHDFLPHNFGRYLPTWVELGITAGSFGFFFLFFILFTRGLPTVPLSELKEHIAQKEIPPTPKPCQHRVGQRLPQHRPSVLAVFSNAGNLLDAAKSCCDSGFEVMETFSPVKLEPLTEILKLKKSPVRFFTLVGALCGLAGGFWLAGGTALVNSLTVGGKPPLSWIPFCVVGFEGTILLGSLANLLGLALFARLFRLETRPCYDPRFSRDKFGLLVSCGPDQIELLKERLSPARPEELHVHQ; encoded by the coding sequence GTGCCGCCAAGCTACGGCCAAATCAACGACGACGTCCTGAACGCCATGGAAAAGCCGGGCTACGCGTTCTACCTTGCAGTGGTCTCGCTGGCCGGGCTGGTGGGGCTCGCGGCGCTCTGCCTGATGTACCAGGTCCAGGCGGGGATGGGGGTCACCGGTCTGAACCGCCCCGTCGGCTGGGCGGTCTATATCACCAACTTCGTCTTCTGGGTCGGTATCGCCCACTCCGGAACTCTGATCTCGGCGATCCTCTACCTCATGCGCGCCAAGTGGCGCGACGCCGTGTCGCGCTCGGCCGAGGCGATGACCATCTTCGCGGTCATGACGGCCGGGCTCTTCCCGCTCATCCACCTGGGGCGGCTGTGGGCGGTCTACTACATCATCCCCTACCCGTCGCAACGCCAGATCTGGCCCAACTTCGTGAGCCCCCTGGTATGGGACGTCCTCGCCGTCTCCACCTACTTCACCGTGAGCCTCATCTTCTGGTACATCGGCATGATCCCGGACCTCGCGGCGGCGCGGGACCGCTACCGCTCGGAACTGGGCCCGGAGCACGTGAAAAGCCGAATCTACCGCGCGCTGTCGCTCGGCTGGTCCGGCTCGGGGACCCAGTGGCACCACTACGGCCGCTCCTACCTCTTCTTCGCCGCCCTGGCGACACCGCTGGTGGTCTCGGTGCATTCGGTGGTCTCCTGGGATTTCGCGATGAGCCTCCTGCCGGGATGGCACAGCGCCATCTTCCCCCCCTACTTCGTGGCAGGCGCCATCCACTCGGGCCTCGCCATGGTGCTCACCCTGCTGATACCGATGCGCAAACTCCTGCACCTCGAGCGCCTCATCGAGATGCACCACTTCGAGATGCTGGCGAAGACCATCATCCTCACCGCGACCATCGTCGGCTACGCCTACGGCGTGGAGGCCTTCATCGCCTGGTACTCGGGGGACCTGGTCGAATGGCAGAACCACAAGTGGCGCATGTTCGGGCCGGTGGCCTGGATGTACTGGCTCTGCGTGGTCTGCAACGTGCTGATCCCCTGGCTCTTCGTGTTCAGGCGCATGCGCACGCACTACCTGTCTCTGTTCGTCATATCGCTCCTGGTCAACCTGGGGATGTGGTTCGAGAGGCTCATGCTCATCTACACCGCCCAGGCGCACGACTTCCTCCCCCACAACTTCGGGCGCTACCTTCCCACCTGGGTGGAGCTGGGGATCACGGCCGGTTCCTTCGGCTTCTTCTTCCTCTTCTTCATCCTCTTCACGAGGGGGCTCCCGACCGTGCCGCTCAGCGAGCTGAAGGAGCACATAGCCCAGAAGGAGATCCCCCCTACTCCCAAACCGTGCCAGCACCGGGTCGGCCAGAGGCTGCCGCAGCATCGCCCCAGCGTCCTCGCCGTCTTCTCCAACGCCGGCAATCTCCTTGACGCCGCGAAGTCCTGCTGCGACAGCGGGTTCGAGGTGATGGAAACCTTCTCGCCGGTGAAGCTCGAGCCGCTCACGGAGATCCTGAAACTGAAAAAGAGCCCCGTGCGGTTCTTCACCCTGGTGGGCGCCCTGTGCGGCCTCGCCGGCGGCTTCTGGCTCGCCGGTGGCACCGCCCTGGTGAACAGCCTGACCGTGGGGGGAAAACCTCCCCTGTCCTGGATCCCGTTTTGCGTGGTCGGCTTCGAGGGGACCATCCTCCTGGGAAGCCTGGCGAACCTCCTGGGGCTCGCGCTTTTCGCCCGCTTGTTCCGCCTGGAAACGCGCCCCTGCTACGACCCGCGCTTCTCGCGCGACAAGTTCGGCCTGCTGGTGAGCTGCGGCCCCGACCAAATCGAGCTGCTGAAGGAGCGGCTCTCCCCCGCGCGGCCGGAGGAACTCCATGTCCACCAGTAA
- a CDS encoding cytochrome c3 family protein: protein MTPSTGKDLKTGNGEQPQRAWRPLWANVVAAGVILCAAAAALIYLDRLYPVGLGPRQPIPFSHRVHAGIKHISCFMCHDSVTRSSRAGIPPLQTCLLCHARIIRTYPYIARLREQAARNQPVVWQRVNWLPEFVYFDHSMHLRRGVDCSHCHGDVRQMDRVAGAVKFEMGFCIQCHRDNRVTHDCFVCHR, encoded by the coding sequence ATGACGCCGTCCACCGGGAAAGATCTGAAGACGGGGAATGGGGAGCAGCCGCAACGCGCCTGGAGGCCGCTTTGGGCCAACGTCGTTGCCGCCGGGGTGATCCTATGCGCCGCGGCTGCCGCACTCATCTACCTGGACCGGCTCTACCCGGTGGGGCTCGGCCCGCGCCAGCCCATCCCGTTCAGCCACAGGGTGCACGCGGGCATAAAGCACATCAGCTGCTTCATGTGCCACGACAGCGTGACCCGCTCGTCGCGGGCCGGCATACCGCCGCTGCAGACCTGCCTGCTCTGCCACGCCCGCATCATCCGCACCTACCCGTACATCGCCCGGTTGCGGGAGCAGGCGGCGCGGAACCAGCCGGTGGTCTGGCAGCGGGTCAACTGGCTGCCGGAATTCGTCTACTTCGACCACTCCATGCATCTGCGGCGCGGCGTCGACTGCAGCCACTGCCACGGCGACGTCCGGCAGATGGACCGGGTGGCGGGGGCGGTGAAGTTCGAGATGGGCTTTTGCATCCAGTGCCACCGGGACAACCGGGTCACCCACGATTGCTTCGTCTGCCACAGGTAA
- a CDS encoding cbb3-type cytochrome c oxidase subunit I — protein MTNFFHKPQSAALAFMVAGAVWFVVGAVYGMFSAIHLVAPEFLPHVAPLVFGRERPVHVNTMLYGFTGTMLVGVGLYYLPALLKTRLWSEPLAWIAFAFWNLTVLSGPLGFAFGLTQGREYNEYVWLADVSLVLAVACLIVNTALTIVNRREQQLYVSIWYFMATFLWTASNYPLGNVMWHPATGAMPGLIDSLFLWFWGHNLPGLLITPLATGAAYFVIPRVTRTPLNSHTLSLLGFWLLIALYSHIGGHHVLQSPIPNWLKTVSVVDSVSMVLPVSIVVINLWLTARGFGGRVWSDPPARLVMGGIVWYIITCIQGPLQSLPFLQRVTHFNNWTVGHAHIAMLGFGGYIALGAMWHVLPLVSGRPVYSNKLINLQFGLITFGLTGFFVVLTMAGLVQGTAWHNGETVLRVLPQLAPFMVMRAALGVFILTAALVGLANLYLTLRPAREEEPLLRGEEAA, from the coding sequence ATGACCAACTTTTTCCACAAACCCCAGAGCGCAGCACTTGCCTTCATGGTCGCGGGCGCGGTCTGGTTCGTGGTGGGCGCCGTCTACGGCATGTTCTCGGCCATCCACCTGGTGGCGCCCGAGTTCCTCCCCCACGTGGCGCCCCTGGTGTTCGGGCGGGAGCGCCCGGTGCATGTGAACACCATGCTCTACGGCTTCACCGGCACCATGCTGGTCGGGGTCGGGCTCTACTACCTCCCGGCCCTGCTCAAAACCAGGCTCTGGTCGGAGCCCCTGGCCTGGATCGCCTTCGCCTTCTGGAACCTGACCGTCCTGAGCGGTCCGCTCGGCTTCGCCTTCGGCCTCACCCAGGGTCGCGAATACAACGAGTACGTCTGGCTCGCGGACGTCTCGCTGGTGCTCGCGGTCGCCTGCCTCATCGTCAACACGGCACTCACCATCGTGAACCGGCGGGAACAGCAACTCTACGTCTCCATCTGGTACTTCATGGCCACTTTCCTCTGGACCGCCAGCAACTATCCCCTGGGGAACGTGATGTGGCATCCCGCCACCGGGGCGATGCCGGGGCTCATCGATTCGCTCTTCCTCTGGTTCTGGGGGCACAACCTGCCGGGGCTCCTGATCACGCCGCTCGCCACCGGGGCCGCCTATTTCGTGATCCCGCGGGTGACCCGCACGCCGCTCAACTCGCACACCCTGTCGCTTCTGGGGTTCTGGCTCCTGATCGCGCTCTACAGCCACATCGGCGGCCACCACGTGCTGCAGTCCCCCATCCCCAACTGGCTGAAGACGGTGTCGGTGGTCGACTCGGTCTCCATGGTCCTGCCGGTCTCCATCGTGGTGATCAACCTCTGGCTCACCGCGCGCGGCTTCGGGGGGAGGGTCTGGAGCGATCCGCCGGCGCGGCTGGTGATGGGGGGAATCGTCTGGTACATCATCACCTGCATCCAGGGGCCGCTGCAGTCGCTCCCCTTCCTGCAGCGGGTCACCCATTTCAACAACTGGACCGTGGGGCACGCCCACATCGCCATGCTCGGTTTCGGCGGCTACATAGCGCTGGGGGCCATGTGGCACGTGCTCCCCCTGGTGAGCGGGCGCCCGGTTTATTCCAACAAGCTGATCAACCTTCAGTTCGGCCTGATCACCTTCGGGCTGACCGGGTTCTTCGTGGTTTTGACCATGGCCGGGCTGGTGCAGGGAACCGCCTGGCACAACGGCGAGACGGTGCTGCGGGTGCTGCCGCAGCTTGCCCCCTTCATGGTGATGCGGGCCGCACTGGGAGTCTTCATCCTGACAGCGGCGCTGGTCGGTCTGGCCAACCTGTACCTGACCCTGCGCCCGGCACGGGAAGAAGAGCCCTTGCTGCGCGGGGAGGAGGCCGCATGA
- a CDS encoding cbb3-type cytochrome c oxidase subunit II gives MKMTPAFLIVGALLVFWASTFIIVGLPSMTMKDNPSDIWRPLSPLEREGHRLYVKNGCSYCHSLFIRVSDWDIGAERIAKAGDYAGIEPAILGSERTGPDLSQEGGEHSDDWNIAHFKNPRYTTPVSLMPSWDFLTNHEIAALAAYVQALGGKDADVRQKRQREWKRQAQAAYAGGVDRNIEWLHAQVPEVWRRMPNPYPATEAALQRGKRIYQQLCINCHSPIGDGNGPAQPFLGPPPLNFTILRRHLVENRYIGGIFYYQIMNGITGTAMPYFKKHLESEKIWDLANYLAVSFLGYTDANTEPRGIDASYEGEWQNRYQAPAVNESP, from the coding sequence ATGAAGATGACACCCGCCTTTCTCATCGTCGGCGCGCTCCTGGTCTTCTGGGCCTCCACCTTCATCATCGTCGGGCTTCCCTCCATGACCATGAAGGACAACCCGTCCGACATCTGGAGACCGCTTTCCCCCCTGGAGCGCGAGGGGCACCGGCTCTACGTGAAAAACGGCTGCAGCTACTGCCATTCGCTCTTCATCCGGGTCAGCGACTGGGACATCGGGGCGGAGCGGATCGCCAAGGCGGGTGACTACGCCGGGATCGAGCCGGCCATCCTGGGGAGCGAGCGTACCGGGCCGGATTTGTCCCAGGAGGGGGGAGAGCACAGCGACGACTGGAACATCGCCCACTTCAAGAACCCGCGCTACACCACGCCGGTCTCGCTGATGCCCTCGTGGGATTTCCTGACCAACCACGAGATTGCGGCACTGGCGGCATACGTGCAGGCGCTCGGGGGGAAGGATGCGGATGTGCGCCAAAAGCGCCAGCGCGAGTGGAAGCGCCAGGCGCAGGCCGCCTACGCGGGGGGGGTGGACCGGAACATCGAGTGGCTGCACGCCCAGGTTCCCGAGGTCTGGCGCCGGATGCCCAACCCCTACCCGGCAACCGAGGCGGCGCTGCAGCGCGGCAAGAGGATCTACCAGCAGCTCTGCATCAATTGCCACAGCCCGATCGGCGACGGCAACGGCCCGGCGCAGCCGTTTTTGGGGCCGCCGCCGCTGAACTTCACCATCCTCAGGCGGCACCTGGTGGAGAACAGGTACATCGGCGGGATCTTCTATTACCAGATCATGAACGGCATCACCGGCACCGCCATGCCGTACTTCAAGAAGCACCTGGAGAGCGAGAAGATCTGGGACCTGGCCAACTACCTGGCGGTGTCGTTCCTGGGATACACCGACGCAAACACGGAGCCGCGCGGCATCGACGCCTCCTACGAGGGGGAGTGGCAGAACCGGTACCAGGCGCCGGCCGTGAACGAGTCGCCGTAG
- the ccoS gene encoding cbb3-type cytochrome oxidase assembly protein CcoS, whose translation MNSPLDTPAFLFIWICFPLFMCGTLIVFFLWGVRSGQFADQERARYLALDSGIPEEAAEEPGRGANDYSPLQRPDARIGESCPNGRGSRVEKGVRGKPC comes from the coding sequence ATGAACAGCCCGTTGGACACACCCGCTTTTTTGTTCATCTGGATCTGTTTCCCGCTCTTCATGTGCGGGACGCTGATCGTCTTCTTCCTCTGGGGGGTACGGTCGGGACAGTTCGCGGACCAGGAGCGCGCGCGCTACCTGGCGTTGGACAGCGGGATTCCGGAGGAGGCCGCAGAGGAGCCGGGGAGGGGGGCGAATGATTATTCGCCCCTACAACGGCCGGATGCCAGGATCGGGGAGAGTTGTCCGAACGGGAGGGGAAGCCGCGTGGAGAAAGGAGTTAGGGGGAAGCCATGCTGA
- a CDS encoding cytochrome C gives MRKLTLFFVVAPPLLGAVIFGYILFRAPRMTVQHHVREFQMVLPAPPAGTASVTPSPNRAPVPAGAAGLVNPVPASPAALARGAVYYGYYCAFCHGDSGAGDGPVGNSYVPRPADLRLPRIASYRDGELLRAMLTGAGHEPVLERVVPPAHRWPLVIYLRSLTSRG, from the coding sequence ATGAGGAAGCTGACGCTTTTCTTCGTGGTGGCGCCCCCACTGTTAGGGGCGGTGATCTTCGGGTACATACTGTTCCGCGCCCCCCGGATGACCGTGCAACACCACGTGCGGGAGTTCCAGATGGTGCTGCCGGCGCCGCCGGCGGGGACCGCCAGCGTGACGCCGTCGCCGAACCGCGCTCCGGTACCGGCCGGCGCGGCCGGGCTCGTCAACCCTGTGCCGGCAAGCCCGGCGGCCCTGGCGCGGGGGGCCGTCTACTACGGCTATTACTGCGCCTTCTGCCACGGCGATTCCGGAGCCGGCGACGGCCCTGTCGGTAACAGCTACGTCCCCAGGCCCGCCGATTTGCGTCTCCCCCGGATCGCCTCCTATCGCGACGGCGAACTCCTGCGCGCCATGCTCACCGGCGCCGGCCATGAGCCGGTGCTGGAACGGGTGGTCCCCCCCGCGCACCGCTGGCCGCTGGTGATCTACCTCCGCTCCCTCACATCGCGCGGGTGA